In the genome of Natronomonas salina, the window GGCAGCGCGTCGACGTACCGTTCGAGGACCGCCGAGGGCTCCGGCGCCCGCGGGTACTCGCCCGCGCGGAAGCGTTCGTCCCAGTCGCTCATACCGTCGCTAGGCGCCCCCGGGACAAGAATCGGGCGCCGAACGTCGCCGGCTCACTCCAGCAGTCGACCGGCCATCCCGTCGACGAACTCGAGTTCGTCCTCGTTGACGCCGTGGGCCATCCCCTCGTAGATGCGCGTTGTGACGTCGGCGTCCAGGCGCTCGAAGACCTCGGCGGTGGCGTGGACGCGCTCCTCGGGGATGTGCGGGTCGACGTCGCTGCAACCCAGGAACGCCGGCGTCCCATCGAGGCTCCCCTCGTAGTCGTCGCGGTCGATCGACTCGCCGATGAGGCCGCCGCTCAGGACGGCCAGGCCGCCGTATCTCCGGGGGTTCCGGGCGACGTACTCGCTGGCCAGACAGGCGCCCTGCGAGAAACCCATCACGAGTACCTTCTCGGTCGCGACGCCGGCGTCCGTCGCCCTCTCGACGGCGTCGCCGACCGCTCGCAGGCCGGACGACCGCCCGGGTTCGTTCTGCTCGACGGGCGCGAGGAATGAGTTCGGATACCACGTGTTGCGCGCGGCCTGCGGCGCGAGGATGGCGATACCCTCCCTGTGGACCTCTCCGGCCATCTGAGCGATGCTACTGGCGGTCGCGCCTCGGCCGTGGACGGCGACGACGGCGGCAGTCGCGTCGGCCAGCGGCGTCCCTGCGGTGTGCAGCTCCTGCTCCTGGTGTGGGCCGGTCATCGTAGTTCCACCTGGGGGCCGAAGACGGAAGAAGGCGGTCGTGACGGAGCGACAGGCCGGTGAGTTGTCGGCGACGGCGCCGCTCAGGTCTCGTCGTCGAGGGGGTGGATCTCGACGAAGCCGAGGCTCTCGACGGTCACCCGGCGGCCCTGGTAGGTGAACTCGACGGTGCGGTTGCCGTCGCGCCGCGGCGGAGCGTCCTCGCTGCAGATCCGGTCGAGGCTATCCGGGTCGACGGCCTCGTGGAGGGGGTCGAGGTCGGAGGGGTCCGCCGCCTCGGCGGCGGCCATCGCCCGGACGACGGCGACGGTCGGCTCGACGGTCGCGCTGTCGAAGGTAGCCCGGTAGGTGTCCGTCTCCGGATCCCGGGAGACCGTGACGTCTTCGTCGTCCGACGGTTCGGCGGTCATCTCACTCCCCCTCCACCAGGTGCTGGCCGAAGTGGTTGAACGGCTGGACGTGGGTGTCCTTGATGATCTTCGTGTTGACGACGTCCAGCCCGATGTCGCTGATCTCGTCGGTGATGCGGGCGACGTCGTCGGAGTCGGTGCCGACGGCGTCGATCTGGACGTTCTCCTTGCCGTTGAGCACCTCGCGGATGGCGACGACGCCGTCGACCGATTGGGCGGCCTCGGCGAACGTCGCGCGGTCCGGGTTCGGCGCCGAACAGATGATCTCGACGTGCAGCTGCAGCCCCGCCTCGTCGTAGTCGATGTCCGGGTGGTAGCCCCGGATGACGCCCACGTCCTCGAGGCGCTCGATGCGGTTTCGCACCGTGCTGGCCGAGACGCCCACCCGTTCGGCCATCTCCTGGGTGGTGATTCCACGCGCGTCCTGCTGGAGCAGATAGAGGACCCCCTTGTCCGTATCGTCCAGTTCCATGCGCGTCCCGTAGCGGCCATCTATGATGTGTTTTTTGCAACGCTCGCGCTATCAGATGGCGAAGACTGACTACTACAACCAGATGATTGAGAAAAACGAAAACTGTGCCCGGTTGGAAGCGGATGATAGGGTACCACCGCTACGAAAATAATACTCCTTAGTGGCGCCGCCGACTGACGGGACCCGACCGGCCCCAACCCACACGGCCACCAGGGGCCGGATTACTCCCCGAGCTCCTCGAGGAGCGTCGTCGCGGCGGCGCTGGAGGACTCCGGGCCCCGCGCCGTGATCAGGTCGCCGTCGACCGTGACGCTCTCGTCGGCGTCGAGTTCGGCGTCCCAGTTGCCGCCCACCGCCGAGACCTCGTCCTCGACGTAGTAGGGGAGCTTCCGGCCGTCCGGCATCCGGTCGGCCTCGTCGACGATGCCCTCCTCCCACTCGTTCGGGAAGCCGGTGACGTCGCGGCCGTCGACGAGCGCCGACCCGTCGGCCTCGCGGGTGAACGCGAGGATGCCGACGGCGTGGCAGACGACGAGCGCGACGCCGTCGTCGCCGGCGACCGACTGACCGAGTAGCTGTCGGGCGTGGCGGTCCTGATTGACGTCCCACTCGGTGCCGTGGCCGCCCGGGAAGACGACGGCGTCGTGGTCGTCCGCGTCGGCCTCGGCCACCGGGATCGGGTCGTTGAGTTCCGGGTGCGACTCGATGGTCTCGCGGAACTCCTCGACGGTCTCCTCGCCGACGTCGTCGGGGTCCAGCGAGCGCTCGTCGACGACCGGCTCGCCGCCGCTCGGCGTCGCCACCGTCACGTCGACGCCCTCGCTCTCGAGCGTCGTGAGCGGCTCGATACACTCCTCGGCCCAGTACCCCTCCTCGCTGACGACGAACAGTGCTGACGTCATACCTACTGATAGGGTCAGGAGCCACAAAAAGAGCGGTCGCCCGGCAGTCGCGGCCGCCTCCCGACGGTTTATCCACGGGGACGCGCGGTCCGGGCCGTCGCGCGACTGTTGGACGGTTTTGTCAGAACCGGTATTTCGGGGGCGTGCTTCCGCCGACCCATGCGACTCGACCGACGAACGTTCGTGAAGGGTGCGGGCGTGGCCGCCGGGGCGGCGCTGACGCCCGGGACGGCCGCGGGGCTCATCGACGACGGCATCGACACCGACGGAGGACTCCAGGAGGTCATCGTCGTCTTCGAGGACAACGACGATGTCGACGTCCTCGAACGGTTCGACCTCGCCGACGGCTACTACCGGTTCCAGGTGCTGCCCTTCGGCTACACCAGGGCGACCGGCGACCAGATCGAGCGCATCGCCGCGCTGGACTCGGTCCGGTACGTCGAGAAGAACCGCGAACTGGAGTACCACAACGACGACGCCCGGGAGCTGACAGGCGCCGCGGCGGCCCAGGAGGACCTCGTCGAGACCGGCGCGGGCGCCCACACGGTCGTCATCGACTCCGGCGTCGACGGCTACCACCCCGACCTGCAGCCGAACCTCCGGAACAACTTCCGGTACGTCAACCCGCTGTCGGACGCCGAGGACACGATGTGGGTCGACGTCGGCGCCGGCGACTCCGACGACATCGGCCACGGGACGCACTGCTCGGGGTCGGTCGCCGGCATCGGCCAGCAGTCCGACGGCCAGTACGCCGGGATGGCCCCCGACGCCGATCTCACGGTCTACTCGGCCGGGCTGACCGTCTACATCCTGAAGATCGCGGGTGCGGTCGACGACATGATCGCGCGCAAGCGGAACGGCGAGTTGGACGTCCAGGTCGTCTCGAACTCCTACGGGCTCGACAACGACCACGACTTCAACCCGGTCAGCGCCAGCAACCTCGCGATGTGGGAGGCCTTCGCCTCGGGCATCCTCCCGGTGTTCTCGGCCAGCAACTCCGGCCCCGACCACGGGACGCTCAACTACGCGGCGAAGGCGCCGTACGTCCTCGGCGTCGCCGCCACCTTCGACGGCGACTTCGGCCCCGCGAAGCGGCCGACCGACTTCTCCTCGCGCGGTCGCCCGCCGGCCGACGAGCGGGGCGCGGGCTACGCCGCCGACTACGAGACCGCTTACGACGACAACGAGGGCGCCCACTACGACCGGCGGCGGGCGCTGCGCAACGTCCGGCGGTTCCACCGCTCCGGGCAGGGCGACGTCGCGGAGGTCGATGCCGACTACGAGACCTCCATCAGCGGGACCGTCAGCTACGGCGTCGACCCCGCCTACGAGGACCCGATCCAGGACCCCAACTACTTCGAGTGGCAGTCGCCGCCCGGCGCCGGCTACCTGGAGGCGACGGTCACGTGGCAGCCGCAGGGCCAGGCCATCCAGGTGAAGGTCCACAGGGATAGCGAGGAGGGCACGGTGATCGCCACCGGCAGCGAACTCGTCAACGACGGTGAGTTCACCTTCGATGCCCCCATCGACGGCGACCGGACCTACGTCTTCGAGGTCGTCGGTGAGTACAACGTCCAGTCGCAGTTCACGATGGAGCTGACGGCCCTCGAGACGGAGCCGTCGGCGCCGGAGGGACCGTTCGGCATCTACCGGGTCGGCGTCGGCGCTCCCGGAAACGCCGTCATGTCCACGGAGACCCACACGGACGTCCTGAAGTACACCGGTCCGACCTACGGGGGCGACGACGGCACCGACCCCTGGTACGGCTCGCTGTCCGGCACCTCGATGTCGTGTCCCGTGACGTCGGGCATCTGTACGCTCGTGAACGCGGCGTACCGCCGCGAGGCGGGGCACTTCCCGAAACCAATCGACGTCCTCAACATCGTCGAGGCGACGGCCGAGGGCGGCACCGGCGAGGAACTGGCCGGCCACACCGAGGCGAACATGGGCGCCGGCTTCGTCGACGCGGCGGCCGCCGTCGAACGCGCCCGGGAACTCGGCCGACGGGCCGGTTCCCGGGGTGACGACGAGACGAAGTCCGACCACCCCCAGCTGTGGAACGCCGTCGACCTCTGCGACCACGGTCGCGGCGTCGCCGTCCCCGACGTGCAGGGCAACCGGGCCGACGACGGCTCCGTCTTCACGGCCGGCCAGGTGAACCACGTCGAGTTCACGCTCACCGACGCCACCCACCGGCTCTCGCGGGTCCGCGACGCGATCCCGGCGAGCTGGGAGGTGGTCGCCGGGGACCACGCGGAGGTCGTCGAGGTGTTCGACGCCAAGTACGTCTACTTCGACGTCGACTACCATGGCGAGGGCGAGACGACCTTCGGCTACATCGTCGAGGCCCCCTCGGAGACCGGCCAGTACGGCTTCGGGCCCGCGGAGGCCATCGCCGAGGACGGCGAGTCCTTCGTGCCCATCCCGGACACCGAGGACACGAACGCGGTCGTCGGCCAGGAGCAACCCGACCTCTGAACTCCGTCCGGGTCGGTCCCCGTTCGGGCGCCGCAATCGGCGACCGGGGTCAGAACCGGCGGCGCCGCGCCGTCGACCCCGACCGGAGCTCCTCGAGGGAGACCGGCCGGACGTACGGCCCGGACCGCTCGCGGTGCCACCACCGCCCAGTCTCGCGTCGCTCCTCGGGCGTCGTGTACCGGTAGCGGTACCGCACCGCCCGGACGTGCGTCGGGGGCTCCTCGGGGAACGGGTCGTCCTTCAGCAGCGACCGCACCGCCTCGTCACCTTCCAGCAGCTTCTCGAGCAGCCGCGAGAACCACGGGTGGCGGTGCGGCGTCGAGGACATGGCGGCGAACCACAGCTGCCAGTCCAGCCGGAGGTGGTACGGCGCCAGCTGCGGCGGCCGGCGCCCGGGGTCGGTCGGCTTCCCCGGGAAGGTGTAGGTCTCCCACTCGGGGTCGTCCTCGGGGTCGTCGCGGGTGCCCTGGATCACGACCTCGTAGCGCTCGCGGGTGACGCGGCCGAAGGCGCCGTAGCTGTTGACGAGGTGCAGCGGGTCGAAGGAGGTGTTCATCACCTGCGAGGTCGAGAGCATGTTGCGGGTGGGCTCGACACTCTTGTAGACGACAACGGCAGCGACCAGCAGCGCGAGCGCCTGGAGGTACGTCGGCGTCGGCGCGACCGCGGGCGTCGTCGCCGGGAGCACCGACTGGACCACGCCGTCGCCGAACGTCGGAATGGCGAGGACGAGCGTCAGCGCGTTCAGCCACGAGAAGTTCCCGGTGAGCATCAGCCACAGCTGGAAGCCGACCGTCGCGAGCCCCGCCGCGGCGGCCCAGGGCTGCGGCGCGAAGTAGAGGAACGGCACCGCCAGCTCGACGACGTGGTTGCCCAGCGTCTCGACGCGGTGGAACCGGTCGGGGAGGTGGTGGGCGTGCCACGACAGCGGGTTCGGGATCGGCTGGGTCTCGTAGTGGTAGTCCATGCACGTCAGCTCGCGCCAGCAGTCGTCGCCGCGGAGCTTGATGAGCCCCGCGCCGAACATGTTGCGGAACAGCACCCACTTCAACAGGAGGATCACGACGAACGGCGGGCCGGCGTCGCCGGCGCCGAGGAACACCGCGAGGAAGCCGGTCTCCAGCAGCATCGACTCCCAGCCGTAGCCGTAGAACGTCTGGCCGGCGTTGACGAACGAGAGGTAGAGCAGCCACAGCAGCGCCCACAGGGCCATCGAGGCGGGGACGGCGAGCGCGTCGGGCAACCAGTAGGGGACCGCGAGGACGGCCAGCGCCGAGAGGCCGACGCCGGTCCAGGCGGTGACGGCGACCGCGCGGTCGTCGGGGACGAGGTGGAAGAGGCTGGGTCGCTCCCGGAAGTCCCACCGCTCGCGGTAGTTCTCGATCGGCAGCAGCCCGTCCTCGCCGGCCAGCGGGCGGAACTGCGTCGCCGCGACGAGGAACCCCAGGAGGTAGATGAGCGCGAGCCCCCGCTGGAAGGCGAAGCGGGCGAGCCAGTAGCTCTCGGCCCAGGGTAGCTCCATGTCCGCGGGTAACTCCCCGGACCCCCAAATCAGTGGGGGACGCCGCCGTCGGCGTGCGGACAGCCGTCAGCCCGGTCCTTCCGTCAGGCCTCCCGGACGTCGACGTCGAGTTCGGTCCAGATGCCGGCGCCGAGACCGACCGCTCCGGCCAGTGCGAGGGCGGCGCCGGCCAGCCAGGGTAGCGACCCGGTCGCGACCAGCGCCGTCAGCCACAGCCCCGCGACCAGGGCGAGGCCGCCGGCGGTGATCAGTTCGGCGAACCGCTCCATGCGGGGTCGTTTCGGCGGGCGAAGGTTTCAGTCCAGGGGATGGACGGACCGCGGCGCTCCGCCACCGAGCCTCTATTCTGAGGGTTTCGCGTCGGCTACCGTCGATCTGTGGCCGGTAAGCTGCAAAAAGTTAAACCTGAACCGAGTGATGTGTTTGCACGACCCACGGCGTATCGTCTCCGACCGAACTCCCCGCACCTCCACACGAGATGAACATCGCTTTCGCCCTGCTCGTCGAGACGGCCGCAGCGATCGGCGTCGCGTCGACGCTTCGAGCACTCCCCGCGGTCGCGGCCATCGGCGGCGACCTCTTCGGCTGGTGGGAGTGGCGACTGCTGTTGATCCCGCCGATCACCGGCATCATCGGGTACATCACCAACTACGTCGCCATCTACATGCTGTTCCACCCGCTGCGGTTCAAGGGGTTCGACGTCCCCGGCATGGAGAAGCTGACCGTGAACTCGCCGTACCGCATCCGGCAGATACCGGGAATGCTGGAGGGCCGCGTCGGCTGGCAGGGTATCATCCCCTCGAAGGCCCGTAAGATGGGCAGCATCAACGTCGACACGGCGATCGGGAAGATCACCACGCAGACCGAGATCTTCCAGGAACTCGACCCCGACCTCCTGGCCGACCACATCTACGAGTCCGCGGGCGACGACATCAAGGAGATGGTCGTCGAGACGATCCGCGAGCAGAACCCCGAGCTGTGGGACGACGCCCCCGAGCAGGTCCACGACGCGGTCCGCTCGCAGGTGGACGACCAGCTCCCGGAGATCATCCAGCACATCACCGAGCACATCGGCGAGCACGTCGACGAGCTGTTCGACACGAAGATGATGGTCATCGAGCACCTCGACGAGCACCCCGAACACGTCAACGAGATCTTCCTGGAGACCGGCGACAAGGAGTTCGACTTCATCGTCAACTCTGGGTTCTACTTCGGCACGCTGCTCGGCATCTTCTCCATCCCCGCGTACGTCATCATCGGTTCCTGGTGGGTCCTGCCGCTGTTCGGCGTCTTCGTCGGCTATACGACCAACTGGCTGGCGCTGAAGATGATCTTCCGGCCGCTGCAGCGTCACGATATCGGGCCGTTCACGCTGCAGGGCATCTTCCTGCGACGGCAGGACGTCGCCAGCGAGACGTACGCCGAGATCGTCGCCCGGGAGATCATCACCCTCGAGAACATCGCCGACAACCTCATGTACGGGCCGAATTCCGACCGCACCCGACAGCTGATCAGGGAGGACCTCCGCGAGTCAATCGACGACATGTTCGGGGCGGACTCGCCGGTCGTCCGGGTCCTCGGCGGCACCGAGGAGTACGAGGCCGTCCGGGACGAAGTCGCGGAGAACGGCGTCGAGTACGCGGTCTCGCCGCTCCAGGAGCCCGAGATAAACGAGGCGCGGCGGAGCGCCATCGAGCGGTTGCTCGCCAGTCGGATGAAGGAGCTCCCGCCGGACGAGTTCGCGCACATGCTGCGGTCGGCGTTCAAGGAGGACGAGTGGCTGCTCATCGCCTGCGGGGCCGCGCTGGGGTTCGTCGCCGGCTGGATCCAGTTGCTCGTCGTGACCACGGTGTGACCCGCGGCGTCGCGTCACCTCGACGCTAGCCGATGGAGCTTGCAAATGCAAGTGCCTAGGCGCCGTATAACTCCTGGATGGCTGTAAAAAGTTAAATCGGATTATGTGATACGTGTACACAGGACCCGTCGTGTCGTCCCGGGCCGTTCCGCGTCCCGAACCGACCCCCAGAACACCCTCATGTTCAGATGAATTCCGCGTTCGTCATCGTCGCCTCGTTGACCCACGTCGTCGAGTCGCTCCCCGAAACCGTCGCTGCCACCGGTGGCCTCCTGAGCTGGTGGGAGTGGAGTCTGCTGTTGATCCCGCCGATCACCGGCATCATCGGGTACATCACCAACTACGCCGCCATCTACATGCTGTTCCACCCGCTGCGCTTCAAGGGCGTCGACGTGCCGGGGATGGAGCACATTACGGCGAACTCGCCGTACCGCATCCGGCAGATCCCCGGGATGCTGCAGGGCCGGGCCGGCTGGCAGGGGATCATCCCCTCGAAGGCCCGCAAGATGGGCAGCATCAACGTCGACAGCGCGCTCTCACAGCTCGCCACCCAGGAGGAGGTCTACGAGGAGTTCGACCCCGACCGCCTCGCCGAGTACATCCACGAGAACTCCGGCGAGGAGATCCGGGGGATGGTCATCGAGACGATCCGCGAGCAGAACCCCGAGCTGTGGGACAACGCCCCCGAGCAGGCCCGCGAGGTGATCCGACAGCGCGTCGACGACCAGCTCCCGGAGATCATCCGGCACATCACCCAGCGAATCGGCGAGAACGTCGACGAACTCCTCGACATCAAGATGATGGTCATCGACCACTTCGAGGAGAACCCCGGCGACATGAACGCGATCTTCCTGGAGACCGGCGACAAGGAGTTCGACTTCATCATCAACTCCGGATTCTACGTCGGGACGCTCCTGGGCATCTTCGCCATCCCGATGTACGTCTTCATCGGTACGTGGTGGGTCCTCCCTATCTTCGGTGTCTTCGTCGGCTACGCGACCAACTGGCTGGCGCTGAAGATGATCTTCCGGCCGAAGCAGCGCCGCGAGATCGGGCCATTTACGCTCCACGGGATCTTCCTGCGACGGCAGGACAAGGCCGCCGAGACGTACGCGCGTATCGTCGCCAACCGCGTCCTGACCCTCGAGAACATCGCCGACAACCTGATGAACGGTCCCAAGTCGGACCGGACGAAGAAGATGATCAAGGAGGACCTCAAGGACTCCATCGACGACATGTTCGGCCCCGGCTCGCCCGTCGTCCGGATGATGGGCGGCACCGAGGAGTACGAGGACATCCGCGACCGGATCGCCGAGGACAGCGTCGAGTACGCCGTCGAGCCGATGCAGGACGACGAGATCCACGAGGAGCGACGCGGGGCCATCCAGAACCTCCTCGCCGGTCGGATGAAGGAGCTCCCCCCCGCCCAGTACACGGTGATGCTGCGGTCGGCGTTCAAGGAGGACGAGTGGCTGCTCATCGCGATGGGAGCGGCCCTCGGGTTCGTCGCCGGCTGGATCCAGCTGCTCGTCGTCAACGCGGTCTGAGTCCCGCTCACCGCTGCGATGCCGGAGGGTGACCGGCCATCGACTCTCAGCGTCACCACGCCTCACTTTCTCTGCCCATCGTCGTCGTCGTCGGTCCCCGGTTCGTCGACCCCGGCTACCGGGGTGCTCCGTTCGGCGATCGCAGCTCTCCGGTCGACCGGCGACCACCCCGGAAATCCGCCAGCGGGCTCGACGGCGGGAGAATCTCGCCTGTCTGTAAAAAGTTAAATCAGTTCTCTCGGGAAACAACAGATACCACTTCGGTGACCGCCGGTCGACGGCCGGGCTGCGGCGGCTCACTGGCGCGCCCCAACACAGCATGACCCCACTGTTCGTCCTCGCGACGGGACTCGCGTTCGCCGGCGAGTGGGGGGTCCGGCTCTCGTCGATCGTCACCGACTACGTCCCCTGGTTCGAGTGGCGGCTGCTGTTGATCCCGCCGATCACCGGCATCATCGGCTACCTCACCAACTGGGTCGCCATCCGGATGCTGTTCTACCCCCTCGGATTCCGGGGGGTCGACGTGCCGGGGATGGAGCAGCTCACGGCCAACCTCCCCTACCGGATCCGGCAGATCCCGGGGATGATGGAGGGAAAACTCGGCTGGCAGGGGATCATCCCCTCGCGAGCCCGGAAGATGGGCAGCATCTCCGTCGACACCGGCATCACCCGCATCGCCAGCCAGCGGGAGTTCTACGAGACGTTCGACCCCGAGATCATCGCCGAGCACATCGTCTCGACCTCCGAGGAGGCGATCCACGACCTCGTCGAGGAGATCGTCCGCGAGCAGAACCCCGAGCTGTGGGTGAACTCGTCGACGCTCGTCCGGCAGCTGATGCACGCCCGCATCAGCGACCAGCTCCCCTCGGTCACCCGGCGTATCACCCACCGGATCGGCGAGAACGTCGACGACCTCCTGGACATCAAGATGATGGTCATCGAGGACCTCGGCGAGAACCCCGAGCTGCTCAACCGCATCTTCCTTGAGACCGGGGACCGGGAGTTCACGTTCCTCGTCCGGTCGGGCTTCTACTTCGGCACGCTGCTCGGCTGCATCTCAGTCCCCCTCTTCGTCTTCATCGACCGGTGGTGGGTGCTGCCGGTCGCGGGCGTCTTCGTCGGGTACGCGACCAACTGGCTGGCGCTGAAGATGATCTTCCGGCCGATGCACCCCATCGACGTCGGCCCCTTCACGTTCCAGGGCATCTTCCTGAGCCGGCAGGACGAGGCCGCCGAGACGTACGCGGAGATCGTCTCCGAGGAGATCCTCACCCTCGAGAACATCGCCGAGAACCTGCTGTCCGGGCCGAACGCCGACCGGACGCGCCGGATGATCAAGGAGGAACTCGCGGAGGCCATCGACCGGTCGGCCGGCCTCGCGGGCCCCATCGTCCGCATGACCGCCGGGGCCTCGCAGTACGAGTCCATCCGCCAGGAGATCGCGGACCGCGGCGTCGACTACGCCGTCGAGCCGATGCAGGACCGGACGATCAACGAGCGGCGCAGCGGGGCGATCCGGGAGCTGATGGCCCGCCGGATGAAGGAGATGCCGGCCGCGGACTTCGCGACGATGCTCCGGGCAGCGTTCAAGGAGGACGAGTGGTTGCTCATCGCTGTTGGTGCGGCACTGGGGTTCGTCGCCGGCTGGGTCCAGTTACTCGTCGTGACGGCCGTCTGAGCCGGCGACGGCGCAGCGGTCCGTCGGGTCAGGGCCGCCGGTCGGTCGGCGAGCCGTCCTCGCGGTGGCTCAGCCGCTCGGCGATGGCGGCCGGCACCGGCGTCCGGCAGTACTGGCAGTACCACGACCGCCCCGTGTGTCGCGACTCCCGTATCAGCTCGTCGCCGGAGCCCAGCGTCGCCCCGCACCCGTCGCAGGTGTAGCTCGTCGCCATACTGCAGGCTACGCGTTCGACGCCATATCGTTGTCGCCGGGCCCGGGTCGTAAGCGCTGGCCGTCCATCAGGGCTCGGAGCGCCCTCCGACACTCTCTTCCGGCTCCGTGCCAATAGGTACCATGGTCAAGTGTCCGCGATGCAGCCACGAGGTGGACCGCCTCCTCCCGCTTCCGGCGGACGCGCTCGAGGACCGCTTGCTGGAGGTCCGGGAGGACGGGAGCGAACGGAGCGGGCGGGCCTGCCGGTGGTGTCGACACGAGGTTATCGAGGGGTAACCGCGGCTCACTCCGACAGCAGCGTCGACACCCGCGCGTTCTCCTTCAGACGGAGCCCGGCCCCGCCGACGACCAGCGGGACCCGGTCCAGCGACTCGACGTGCAGCGTCGGGTGGAAGGCCCCCCGCGCCAGGAGTTCGTCCCGGGTCTGCAGGAGGAAGCGCTCGTCGCTCGGAACCGTGAGCGACTCGTTGTACTCGATGAGGTATCGGCCGCTCTCGAGGTTCCACCAGCCGTAGTCGTCGTCCGGGTTCCGCCGTTCGGTCTCGACCGCCTCGAGTTCTGCGGCCGTCAGTTCGCCGCCGCCGAAGTCGACCCGTCCGGGTTCGGCGACGCGCGAGATACCGGCGACGGTGAGGTCGAGGCCCCGGCCATCGGTCTGGGTCGGTTCGTGGACGATATCGTCGACGAACTCGGTCAGGTCCATGCGCGGAGCGTGGGACCGACGGACCGAAAAACCGACGCTGGACCGGGGTCGCGGACGCGGCCGGACCCTACGCCGGGGTCGGCGACTCGACCTTCGAGACGTACGCCGTCAGGTCCGTCGTCGAGATCATGCCGATGACGCCCTCCGTCTCGTCGACGACTGGGAGGTGGTGGAAGCCGCACTCGATCATCCGGTCGGCCGCGTCCTGGATGGGTTCCTGGGCCGTCGCCGTCTCCACGTCGGTCGACATGTACTTCGAGACGGACGTCTGGTCCTTCGGCTTCTGTTCGGCGACGATCTTCACGAAGTCCGTCGACGTGAGGATGCCCTGGAGGGCGTTCGTCTCGTCGACGACGACCACGGACCCGATCTCGTTGTCCAGCATCACGTGCGCGGCGTCCTCGACGAGCGTATCGGGACTCACGGTGTAGATCCCCGACGACATGAGTCGGGCGACGAAGATATCGTCCATGGCCTCCGTATCCAGTGCGCCGTGTTAAGCGTTGTCGATTGTGCAGGTTCTTGCCTGCATCCGGCACGGGGGCGGCGGTCCGGGCGGCGGCGAATCCGGGCGCGGCAACAGGGTTATCCCCCTCCAGTGCCGCGTTCCGACGCGGGCAACCGCAGCAAACCCACCATGCCCGAGAACACGCACGCGACTCCCGAGAGTCACGAGTACGACCGTTTCGCGGAACTCGCCGTCGAGAGCGCCGACTACGACCGCGTCGACGAGTTCCTGAACAATCGCG includes:
- a CDS encoding DUF445 family protein, which gives rise to MTPLFVLATGLAFAGEWGVRLSSIVTDYVPWFEWRLLLIPPITGIIGYLTNWVAIRMLFYPLGFRGVDVPGMEQLTANLPYRIRQIPGMMEGKLGWQGIIPSRARKMGSISVDTGITRIASQREFYETFDPEIIAEHIVSTSEEAIHDLVEEIVREQNPELWVNSSTLVRQLMHARISDQLPSVTRRITHRIGENVDDLLDIKMMVIEDLGENPELLNRIFLETGDREFTFLVRSGFYFGTLLGCISVPLFVFIDRWWVLPVAGVFVGYATNWLALKMIFRPMHPIDVGPFTFQGIFLSRQDEAAETYAEIVSEEILTLENIAENLLSGPNADRTRRMIKEELAEAIDRSAGLAGPIVRMTAGASQYESIRQEIADRGVDYAVEPMQDRTINERRSGAIRELMARRMKEMPAADFATMLRAAFKEDEWLLIAVGAALGFVAGWVQLLVVTAV
- a CDS encoding CBS domain-containing protein, with protein sequence MDDIFVARLMSSGIYTVSPDTLVEDAAHVMLDNEIGSVVVVDETNALQGILTSTDFVKIVAEQKPKDQTSVSKYMSTDVETATAQEPIQDAADRMIECGFHHLPVVDETEGVIGMISTTDLTAYVSKVESPTPA
- a CDS encoding dCTP deaminase: MDLTEFVDDIVHEPTQTDGRGLDLTVAGISRVAEPGRVDFGGGELTAAELEAVETERRNPDDDYGWWNLESGRYLIEYNESLTVPSDERFLLQTRDELLARGAFHPTLHVESLDRVPLVVGGAGLRLKENARVSTLLSE